Proteins encoded together in one Halomarina salina window:
- a CDS encoding methionyl-tRNA formyltransferase: protein MRVVFVTHNDLGLACLEELVALGADVRGIFTRPQQPRISDQTDLSAFATAHDVPLHETDDVNAESVRERIAGYDPDLLFVVGWSRLVDPAVFDLATVAALGMHPAPLPRGRGRAPIAWSLVTGLDETALSCFHLVAEADAGDLVGQVPIDIAVEDDAASLYGKVVAAGRELIREYYPRFEAGEVPRDPQDDDAATWWPKRVPRHGLVDWTRPPREVYDWIRGQTHPYPGAFSSLNGHEVRFWAANPPSGARAFCEPGELLSVEGDALRVGTWEGRLDLTRVGVDGEEIPASALLDFEWASLDDRFVNARDYLAE from the coding sequence ATGCGCGTCGTCTTCGTCACCCACAACGACCTCGGTCTGGCGTGTCTGGAGGAACTGGTCGCCCTCGGTGCGGACGTTCGCGGTATCTTCACACGCCCACAGCAGCCGAGAATCAGCGACCAGACCGACCTTTCGGCGTTCGCGACGGCCCACGACGTCCCGCTCCACGAGACGGACGACGTGAACGCCGAGTCGGTCCGCGAGCGCATCGCGGGGTACGACCCGGACCTGCTGTTCGTCGTCGGGTGGTCGCGCCTCGTCGACCCGGCGGTGTTCGACCTGGCGACCGTGGCGGCGCTCGGCATGCACCCGGCACCGCTCCCGCGCGGTCGGGGACGCGCACCCATCGCCTGGAGCCTCGTCACGGGTCTCGACGAGACCGCCCTCTCCTGTTTCCACCTCGTCGCCGAAGCGGACGCGGGGGACCTCGTCGGACAGGTGCCCATCGACATCGCGGTCGAGGACGACGCCGCTTCGCTGTACGGGAAGGTCGTCGCGGCGGGCCGGGAACTGATTCGGGAGTACTACCCGCGCTTCGAGGCGGGCGAGGTGCCCCGCGACCCACAGGACGACGACGCGGCCACCTGGTGGCCGAAGCGCGTTCCACGGCACGGCCTGGTCGACTGGACACGCCCACCGCGCGAGGTGTACGACTGGATTCGCGGGCAGACCCACCCGTACCCCGGCGCGTTCTCGTCGCTGAACGGTCACGAGGTGCGGTTCTGGGCCGCGAACCCGCCGAGCGGGGCGCGCGCGTTCTGCGAACCGGGCGAACTGCTGTCCGTCGAAGGCGACGCGCTCCGGGTCGGTACGTGGGAGGGGCGTCTCGACCTGACGCGCGTCGGCGTCGACGGTGAGGAGATACCTGCGAGTGCGCTCCTCGACTTCGAGTGGGCGTCGCTCGACGACCGGTTCGTGAACGCGCGTGACTACCTCGCGGAGTGA
- a CDS encoding NAD-dependent epimerase/dehydratase family protein, which yields MEGTARRDVLVHRGTSLEEAMCSIDRSGLGLLVVVDDGDRLVGTVTDGDIRRGILDGVSLDAPVEQVTNDDPVAVRDSWDPGDVARRFSPERLERAAPEHRRLVVPVVDADGGVTDVRFLTEGGEGVGPTRPSNGSVDTVLVIGGAGYVGSVLCGQLLERGYTVRVLDPLLFGDESIAAYRDHERFTLVEGDMRSIETVMTAIEGVDAVVHLGGLVGDPASSLDPSRTLALNLHAVKLVADVCKYHQINRFLFASTCSVYGRSEHDDLLTEEDPLNPVSLYARTKIESERALLEMNGNFAPTVLRMATVYGLSPRMRFDLVVNILNAKARTEGVVPVFGGDQYRPNVHVADAARAYVDCLEAPIEAVEHEVFNVGSNEQNYRIEEVGRIVADGVPGATLDVDHSKEDDRSYRVDFSKIRDVLGYETEHTIQSACEEIGRAFERGEFDDYTDSRYSNYKTAVEESEAEPEAHAD from the coding sequence ATGGAGGGAACGGCTCGACGCGACGTGCTCGTCCACCGAGGCACGTCGCTGGAGGAGGCGATGTGCAGCATCGACCGGTCGGGACTCGGACTGCTCGTGGTCGTCGACGACGGCGACCGACTCGTCGGGACGGTCACGGACGGGGACATCCGCCGGGGCATCCTCGACGGCGTGAGCCTCGACGCACCCGTCGAGCAGGTGACGAACGACGACCCCGTGGCCGTCCGTGACTCGTGGGACCCAGGCGACGTCGCTCGCCGGTTCAGTCCCGAACGGCTCGAACGCGCTGCCCCGGAACACCGCCGCCTGGTCGTCCCCGTCGTGGACGCGGACGGGGGGGTGACGGACGTGCGCTTCCTCACGGAGGGCGGGGAGGGCGTCGGCCCGACGCGCCCCTCGAACGGGAGCGTCGACACGGTGCTCGTCATCGGCGGTGCCGGGTACGTCGGGTCCGTGCTCTGTGGCCAACTGCTCGAACGGGGCTACACGGTGCGGGTGCTCGACCCGTTGCTGTTCGGCGACGAGAGCATCGCCGCGTACCGGGACCACGAGCGGTTCACGCTCGTCGAGGGCGACATGCGCTCCATCGAGACGGTGATGACCGCCATCGAGGGCGTCGACGCGGTGGTCCACCTCGGTGGACTGGTCGGCGACCCGGCCTCCAGCCTCGACCCCTCGCGGACGCTCGCGCTGAACCTCCACGCCGTGAAACTGGTCGCGGACGTCTGCAAGTACCACCAGATAAACCGGTTCCTGTTCGCCTCGACGTGTAGCGTCTACGGCCGGAGCGAACACGACGACCTGCTCACCGAGGAGGACCCGCTCAATCCGGTGTCGCTGTACGCCCGGACGAAGATCGAGTCCGAACGCGCACTGCTGGAGATGAACGGAAACTTCGCGCCGACGGTCCTCCGCATGGCGACGGTGTACGGCCTCTCGCCGCGGATGCGCTTCGACCTCGTGGTGAACATCCTGAACGCGAAAGCGCGCACGGAGGGCGTCGTCCCCGTCTTCGGCGGCGACCAGTACCGCCCCAACGTCCACGTCGCGGACGCTGCCCGCGCGTACGTCGACTGTCTCGAAGCGCCCATCGAGGCGGTCGAACACGAGGTGTTCAACGTCGGGTCGAACGAGCAGAACTACCGCATCGAAGAGGTGGGGCGCATCGTCGCCGACGGCGTCCCCGGCGCGACGCTCGACGTCGACCACAGCAAGGAGGACGACCGGAGCTACCGGGTCGACTTCTCGAAGATACGCGACGTGCTCGGCTACGAGACCGAACACACCATCCAGAGCGCCTGCGAGGAGATCGGCAGGGCGTTCGAACGCGGCGAGTTCGACGACTACACCGACTCGCGCTACAGCAACTACAAGACGGCCGTCGAGGAGTCGGAGGCCGAACCGGAGGCGCACGCCGACTGA
- a CDS encoding SDR family oxidoreductase has translation MSEPPTVWDLFDLTGRTAVVTGGPGQLGSQLCDALAEAGANVVVTSRTYEDCEAKARELSSQYGEALPVAADVTDEDSVEELVETTVDVFGGIDILVNNAYHATGYGRSFEELTKEEWAETLEGTLTQAFVTTQAALPEIRESDAPSIVNVGSHYGVVPPDQRVYGDTGINNPPTYGAAKAGLIQFTRWLASYLHQERIRVNAISPGGFYSEAMEDVEGYTETFVPNYEERTMLGRMGDDTDLKGLIVYLASDASKWMTGQNVVLDGGWTVW, from the coding sequence ATGAGTGAGCCGCCGACCGTCTGGGACCTGTTCGACCTGACGGGTCGGACGGCGGTCGTCACCGGCGGTCCCGGACAGCTCGGGTCGCAGCTCTGTGACGCGCTGGCGGAGGCGGGCGCGAACGTCGTCGTCACTTCGCGCACGTACGAGGACTGCGAGGCGAAGGCGCGCGAACTCTCCTCGCAGTACGGCGAGGCGCTCCCCGTGGCCGCCGACGTGACCGACGAGGACTCCGTCGAGGAACTGGTCGAGACCACCGTGGACGTCTTCGGTGGCATCGACATCCTCGTCAACAACGCGTACCACGCGACTGGTTACGGGCGGTCGTTCGAGGAGTTGACGAAGGAGGAGTGGGCCGAGACGCTCGAAGGCACGCTCACGCAGGCGTTCGTCACGACGCAGGCCGCGCTGCCGGAAATCCGGGAGAGCGACGCGCCGAGCATCGTCAACGTCGGGAGCCACTACGGCGTCGTCCCGCCGGACCAGCGCGTCTACGGCGACACGGGCATCAACAATCCGCCCACCTACGGGGCCGCGAAGGCGGGCCTCATCCAGTTCACGCGCTGGCTGGCGTCGTACCTCCACCAGGAGCGCATCCGGGTGAACGCCATCAGCCCCGGCGGGTTCTACAGCGAGGCGATGGAGGACGTCGAGGGGTACACCGAGACGTTCGTCCCGAACTACGAGGAGCGAACCATGCTCGGGCGGATGGGCGACGACACCGACCTGAAGGGCCTGATCGTCTACCTCGCCTCGGACGCGAGCAAGTGGATGACCGGGCAGAACGTCGTCCTCGACGGCGGGTGGACGGTATGGTGA
- a CDS encoding polysaccharide deacetylase family protein → MRAVMYHYVRPVADRPPNGYYRLELSDFRRQLDRLERAFDVLDRTRLLAVLRGDAPPPDDGLVLTFDDGLLDHHEWVFPELRRRGLCGVFFVSTGPLDGQVLPVHRVHSLLGSHPTDRVREALLATMDERGVAADGGGSTDTYRSDAVRDVEDDPAAHAAAVKRLVNFELPPESVPGLLDAVESRLGATTPSADAYYLSETGLRDLDDAGMVVGAHTVTHPVLSRLSVAAQRREIRDSFDRLEEVVGPLDVRPFAYPYGGPETFTDATEELLADADCDVAFTTVSGAFDGDDVRDRPFALPRQDCNEFPHGDASFDVSVSGE, encoded by the coding sequence ATGAGAGCAGTGATGTACCACTACGTCAGGCCGGTCGCGGACCGTCCGCCGAACGGCTACTATCGACTCGAACTATCAGATTTCAGACGTCAACTCGACCGCCTGGAGCGAGCGTTCGACGTCCTCGACCGTACCCGACTCCTCGCGGTCCTCCGGGGCGACGCCCCACCGCCGGACGACGGCCTCGTCCTGACGTTCGACGACGGCCTCCTCGATCACCACGAGTGGGTGTTCCCGGAACTCCGGCGACGGGGGCTGTGCGGCGTCTTCTTCGTCTCGACCGGGCCGCTCGACGGCCAGGTCCTCCCCGTCCACCGGGTCCACTCACTGCTCGGGTCGCACCCGACGGACCGGGTCCGCGAGGCGCTGCTGGCGACGATGGACGAGCGGGGCGTCGCCGCCGACGGAGGTGGTTCTACGGACACGTACCGGTCCGACGCTGTGCGTGACGTGGAGGACGACCCTGCCGCCCACGCGGCCGCGGTCAAGCGGCTGGTCAACTTCGAACTGCCCCCCGAATCGGTTCCCGGACTGCTCGACGCGGTCGAGTCGCGTCTCGGCGCGACGACGCCGAGCGCGGACGCGTACTACCTCTCCGAGACGGGACTGCGGGACCTCGACGACGCCGGGATGGTCGTCGGCGCGCACACCGTCACGCACCCGGTCCTCTCACGGCTCTCGGTCGCCGCCCAGCGCCGGGAGATACGCGACTCGTTCGACCGACTGGAGGAGGTGGTCGGACCGCTCGACGTGCGCCCGTTCGCGTACCCCTACGGCGGTCCGGAGACGTTCACGGACGCGACGGAGGAACTGCTCGCAGACGCCGACTGCGACGTGGCGTTCACGACCGTCTCGGGGGCTTTCGACGGTGACGACGTACGGGACCGGCCGTTCGCGCTTCCCCGCCAGGACTGCAACGAGTTCCCCCACGGCGACGCGTCGTTCGACGTGTCGGTCTCGGGCGAGTGA
- a CDS encoding acylneuraminate cytidylyltransferase family protein: MIDNRRVVAVVPARGGSTTVPNKNLRRLGDRPLVAWPIDAAEATPEIDRTVVTTDDPSIAAVARDHGAEVVERPADLATDDALVADALRHVLGELRDEGETADVVVMLEPTCPLRTPGDVQQCLDRLVSSDCDSVATFTEAGLNPHRAWRFDDDGDPTPFLTGADPWQPRQSLPESYELTGAVYAFERDALPKAGSSLLFERPGAVLLPRERSVDLDTELDFAVAEALLAEGVHE; this comes from the coding sequence ATGATTGACAACCGACGGGTCGTCGCCGTCGTCCCGGCACGCGGGGGGAGCACGACGGTCCCGAACAAGAACCTGCGACGACTGGGGGACAGACCGCTCGTCGCGTGGCCCATCGACGCGGCCGAGGCGACGCCCGAGATAGACCGGACGGTCGTCACGACCGACGATCCGAGCATCGCGGCCGTCGCCCGCGACCACGGCGCGGAGGTCGTCGAGCGTCCCGCGGACCTGGCGACCGACGACGCGCTCGTCGCCGACGCGCTCAGGCACGTCCTCGGCGAGTTGCGAGACGAGGGCGAGACGGCCGACGTCGTCGTGATGCTCGAACCGACCTGCCCGCTGCGCACGCCGGGCGACGTCCAGCAGTGTCTCGACCGCCTCGTCAGTAGCGACTGCGACTCTGTGGCGACGTTCACCGAGGCGGGACTCAACCCCCACCGGGCGTGGCGGTTCGACGACGACGGCGACCCCACCCCGTTCCTCACCGGCGCGGACCCGTGGCAGCCCCGACAGTCGCTCCCAGAGTCGTACGAACTGACCGGCGCGGTGTACGCGTTCGAGAGGGACGCCCTGCCGAAGGCGGGCAGTTCGCTGCTGTTCGAGCGCCCCGGCGCGGTCCTGCTGCCGCGGGAGCGGAGCGTCGACCTCGACACCGAACTGGACTTCGCCGTCGCCGAGGCACTGCTCGCGGAGGGCGTCCATGAGTGA
- a CDS encoding class I SAM-dependent methyltransferase, which produces MERRHGKPVDPRQFKQRDLADLERGVDANRERAAAFRERESVAADACPVCDADERTVVRTMFGYDYAQCADCTHVYLTERPTEAALLDYFEENEDLADLYTDERQRAYRREHITEPKFDFVLDHVDRTDGRWLDVGCGMGESVDYLRERGWDAEGLEPSEDCVRAARETLGIDLHQQSLDAYAADQPAGSFDVASLFGILVLTPDPVSQLRHVRHLLRDDGFVAVGDGHYDSVSSLVHRAFPDRALRHSIPPVGLHQFTGESIERMFEAAGFEGVATWHFGLDVYEFLTHLRLELDGFGDTDLYDYLMDHLNEFQGVVDEDERSDYVVVVARCD; this is translated from the coding sequence ATGGAGAGACGCCACGGGAAACCAGTCGACCCGAGACAGTTCAAGCAACGGGACCTCGCAGACCTGGAGCGCGGCGTGGACGCCAACCGCGAGCGCGCCGCGGCGTTCCGCGAACGGGAGAGCGTCGCCGCCGACGCGTGTCCGGTCTGCGACGCCGACGAGCGCACCGTCGTCCGGACGATGTTCGGCTACGACTACGCGCAGTGCGCCGACTGTACGCACGTCTACCTGACGGAGCGACCGACCGAAGCGGCGCTCCTCGACTACTTCGAGGAGAACGAGGACCTCGCGGACCTCTACACCGACGAGCGCCAGCGAGCGTACCGGCGCGAGCACATCACCGAACCGAAGTTCGACTTCGTGCTCGACCACGTCGACCGCACGGACGGCCGCTGGCTCGACGTGGGCTGTGGGATGGGCGAGTCAGTCGACTACCTCCGAGAGCGTGGCTGGGACGCCGAGGGCCTGGAACCGAGTGAGGACTGCGTGCGCGCCGCCCGAGAGACGCTCGGCATCGACCTCCACCAGCAGTCGCTCGACGCCTACGCCGCCGACCAGCCAGCGGGCTCGTTCGACGTCGCCTCGCTGTTCGGCATCCTCGTGCTGACGCCGGACCCGGTCAGCCAACTGCGGCACGTCCGCCACCTCCTGCGGGACGACGGGTTCGTCGCGGTCGGCGACGGTCACTACGACTCCGTCTCGTCGCTCGTGCATCGAGCGTTCCCCGACCGGGCGCTCCGACACTCCATCCCGCCCGTCGGTCTCCACCAGTTCACCGGCGAGTCCATCGAGCGCATGTTCGAGGCCGCAGGGTTCGAGGGCGTCGCTACCTGGCACTTCGGCCTCGACGTCTACGAGTTCCTCACCCACCTCCGCCTCGAACTCGACGGGTTCGGCGACACCGACCTGTACGACTACCTCATGGACCACCTGAACGAGTTCCAGGGAGTCGTCGACGAGGACGAGCGAAGCGACTACGTGGTCGTCGTGGCGCGGTGTGACTGA
- a CDS encoding methionyl-tRNA formyltransferase — translation MSDDVLTADATSVERAGRRTVVFLGANNVGLEVYDWLCDRDSVDVLAMLTEADQLSLVERLDPEFVVACGFTHVVPPEVLAVPDRGCLNLHPGLLPYARGYNPNVWSIVEGLPAGVTLHYMDDGVDTGPIVATREVETRFDDTGKDLYERLERAAYDLFVETWPSVEEGAVEVREQDDALATTHVKREFVDLCELDPDEELPVRDLLDRLRALTFPPFDNAHVDVDGETYYVEVSLTHEDDADSEDLGRLSSY, via the coding sequence ATGAGCGACGACGTCCTCACCGCGGACGCCACGTCGGTCGAACGGGCCGGCCGCCGGACGGTCGTCTTCCTCGGCGCGAACAACGTCGGGCTGGAGGTGTACGACTGGCTCTGTGACCGCGACTCGGTGGACGTGCTGGCGATGCTGACCGAGGCCGACCAGCTGTCGCTCGTCGAGCGCCTCGACCCGGAGTTCGTCGTCGCCTGCGGGTTCACCCACGTCGTCCCGCCGGAGGTACTGGCGGTTCCCGACCGTGGCTGTCTCAACCTCCACCCCGGACTGCTCCCGTACGCGCGCGGCTACAACCCGAACGTCTGGAGCATCGTCGAGGGCCTGCCAGCCGGGGTGACCCTGCACTACATGGACGACGGCGTCGACACTGGCCCCATCGTCGCCACCCGCGAGGTGGAGACGCGGTTCGACGACACCGGAAAGGACCTCTACGAGCGCCTCGAACGCGCCGCGTACGACCTGTTCGTCGAGACGTGGCCGAGCGTCGAGGAGGGGGCCGTCGAGGTCCGCGAGCAGGACGACGCGCTCGCGACGACGCACGTCAAACGCGAGTTCGTCGACCTCTGCGAACTCGACCCCGACGAGGAACTGCCGGTCCGCGACCTGCTCGACCGCCTGCGCGCCCTGACCTTCCCGCCGTTCGACAACGCCCACGTCGACGTCGACGGCGAGACGTACTACGTCGAGGTCTCGCTCACCCACGAGGACGATGCTGACTCGGAGGACCTCGGGCGACTCTCGTCGTACTGA
- a CDS encoding Gfo/Idh/MocA family protein codes for MVSVVRDDGIRVEAESSAADLSLGVVGTTPGNGHPYSFASIVNGYSDAGFAESEWDGIHDYLREKSPAEFGFEGVHVTHAWTQDRAETDRLCAAARVPTPVDSLEELHGEVDALLLLRDDYERHAEMALPFLEDGTPVFVDKPLALDAGELDRFRPHLESGRLVSCSGMRFARELDDPRATLAESGEVRVARGTVVNDWEHYGVHMLDAVFGVLDQRPVRVSPFDVPHDAFAVELDGGTLVEVDALGDGPFVFDVGFYGDGGHSTHELRDNFTAFRRTLWAFLHTVHTGDPVVDPEDTLDVMRTLIAGRRARETGEPVALADLGI; via the coding sequence ATGGTGAGCGTCGTCCGCGACGACGGTATCCGGGTCGAGGCGGAGTCGAGTGCCGCCGACCTCTCGCTCGGCGTCGTCGGCACGACGCCCGGCAACGGCCACCCCTACTCGTTCGCGTCCATCGTCAACGGCTACTCCGACGCGGGGTTCGCGGAGTCGGAGTGGGACGGCATCCACGACTACCTGCGCGAGAAGTCGCCCGCAGAGTTCGGCTTCGAGGGCGTACACGTCACCCACGCGTGGACCCAGGACCGCGCCGAGACCGACCGCCTCTGTGCCGCGGCGCGCGTTCCGACCCCCGTCGACTCGCTGGAGGAACTCCACGGCGAGGTGGACGCCCTCCTGCTCCTGCGCGACGATTACGAGCGTCACGCCGAGATGGCCCTGCCGTTCCTGGAGGACGGGACGCCCGTCTTCGTGGACAAGCCGCTCGCGCTCGACGCCGGAGAACTCGACCGGTTCCGCCCGCACCTCGAATCGGGACGGCTCGTCTCCTGTTCGGGGATGCGGTTCGCGCGCGAACTCGACGACCCGCGGGCCACCCTAGCCGAGAGCGGCGAGGTGCGCGTCGCGCGCGGAACGGTCGTCAACGACTGGGAGCACTACGGCGTCCACATGCTGGACGCCGTCTTCGGCGTCCTCGACCAGCGGCCGGTTCGCGTCTCGCCGTTCGACGTGCCCCACGACGCCTTCGCGGTCGAACTCGACGGCGGGACGCTCGTCGAGGTGGACGCGCTGGGCGACGGCCCGTTCGTCTTCGACGTGGGGTTCTACGGCGACGGCGGTCACTCGACGCACGAACTCCGGGACAACTTCACCGCGTTCCGCCGGACGCTCTGGGCGTTCCTCCACACCGTCCACACCGGCGACCCGGTGGTCGACCCCGAGGACACGCTCGACGTGATGCGCACCCTGATAGCGGGCCGCCGCGCCCGCGAGACGGGCGAACCGGTCGCCCTCGCGGACCTCGGGATATGA
- a CDS encoding DegT/DnrJ/EryC1/StrS family aminotransferase, whose amino-acid sequence MGETIPLFRIDTDEEDVANATASIRRGSHWANGPFVEAFEERITDYLGVDHAVAVNSGTSALVTALVAHDVGPGDEVVVPSFTFIATANAVRLTGATPVFADIEPDTYGLDPSSVRDCVGPDTAAVLPVHPYGGACRIEELAALADEEDLLLVEDAAEALGADADGDLLGTVGDSAALSFCQNKVATTGEGGAVVTDDEEVARRARLYRSHGRASDRYFDSARTGRYVSLGANLRMADVVAAIGCSQLDRIEELVARRREAATRLNRGFEGVEGVRPHSSPTGRHVYQLYTVELPRGVDREAVVSRLAERDIASKVYWDPPVHRTEYYLREHDDPRTPLRVTEDVSSRVLTLPMFPGLTEAETDRIVAAVDAAVTEQRRVA is encoded by the coding sequence ATGGGTGAGACCATTCCACTGTTCCGGATCGACACCGACGAGGAGGACGTAGCGAACGCGACGGCCTCGATTCGCCGGGGGAGCCACTGGGCGAACGGCCCCTTCGTCGAGGCGTTCGAAGAGCGTATCACCGACTACCTCGGCGTCGACCACGCCGTCGCGGTGAACTCGGGGACCAGTGCGCTCGTGACGGCCCTCGTCGCCCACGACGTCGGTCCGGGCGACGAGGTGGTCGTCCCCTCGTTCACGTTCATCGCCACCGCGAACGCGGTTCGACTGACCGGTGCGACGCCCGTCTTCGCGGATATCGAACCCGACACCTACGGTCTCGACCCTTCCTCCGTGCGCGACTGCGTCGGCCCCGACACCGCCGCCGTCCTGCCGGTCCACCCCTACGGCGGGGCGTGCCGCATCGAGGAACTCGCCGCGCTGGCCGACGAGGAGGACCTCCTGCTCGTCGAGGACGCCGCAGAGGCGCTCGGCGCGGACGCGGACGGCGACCTCCTCGGAACCGTCGGCGACTCCGCCGCGCTGAGCTTCTGTCAGAACAAGGTGGCGACGACCGGTGAGGGCGGGGCCGTCGTCACCGACGACGAGGAGGTGGCGCGACGCGCTCGACTCTACCGGTCGCACGGACGCGCGTCCGATCGCTACTTCGACTCCGCGCGGACCGGCCGGTACGTCTCGCTCGGGGCGAACCTGCGGATGGCGGACGTGGTGGCGGCCATCGGCTGCTCCCAGCTGGACCGTATCGAGGAGCTCGTCGCCCGCCGTCGTGAGGCCGCTACACGACTGAACCGCGGGTTCGAGGGCGTCGAGGGCGTCCGTCCCCACTCGTCGCCGACCGGTCGCCACGTCTACCAGCTGTACACCGTCGAACTCCCGCGCGGCGTCGACCGCGAGGCGGTCGTCTCCCGACTGGCCGAGCGCGACATCGCGTCGAAGGTGTACTGGGACCCGCCGGTCCACCGGACGGAGTACTACCTCCGCGAGCACGACGACCCGCGGACGCCCTTGCGGGTGACCGAGGACGTGTCGAGTCGCGTCCTCACGCTCCCGATGTTCCCGGGGCTGACCGAAGCGGAGACCGACCGCATCGTCGCCGCCGTGGACGCCGCGGTCACCGAGCAACGGCGGGTGGCCTGA
- a CDS encoding oxidoreductase, producing MPSRSESRESRDSDADERGLFDLTGRTVVVAGGAGLIGTALSAGIAEQGATVVVADAAPERGRAVAEDVDGAFVETDVTDEASVESLFETVVAEHGGLDGLVNCSYPRNANYGRRYEDVTYADWRENVDLHLNSYFLVTHRASLVMREAGGGSVVNFGSTYGVQAPDFSVYEGTEMTSPVEYAAIKGGVRNLTRYVASYLGRDGVRVNTVSPGGVFDEQHPTFVEEYERRTPLGRMARPEDLVGAVVYLLSDASAYVTGHDLRVDGGWTIC from the coding sequence ATGCCGTCGCGCTCCGAATCCCGCGAGTCGCGCGACTCGGACGCCGACGAGAGGGGCCTGTTCGACCTGACCGGTCGGACCGTGGTCGTCGCGGGCGGCGCGGGACTCATCGGGACGGCGCTCTCTGCGGGCATCGCCGAGCAGGGTGCCACCGTCGTCGTCGCCGACGCGGCCCCGGAACGCGGTCGGGCGGTCGCCGAGGACGTGGACGGGGCGTTCGTCGAGACGGACGTGACCGACGAGGCGTCGGTCGAGTCGCTGTTCGAGACCGTCGTCGCGGAGCACGGCGGTCTCGACGGTCTGGTCAACTGCTCGTACCCGCGCAACGCGAACTACGGGCGGCGCTACGAGGACGTGACGTACGCCGACTGGCGCGAGAACGTCGACCTGCACCTGAACAGCTACTTCCTCGTCACGCACCGCGCGTCGCTCGTCATGCGCGAGGCGGGCGGCGGGAGCGTCGTCAACTTCGGCTCGACGTACGGCGTGCAGGCTCCCGACTTCTCCGTCTACGAGGGCACCGAGATGACGAGTCCCGTCGAGTACGCGGCCATCAAGGGCGGCGTCCGCAACCTCACCCGGTACGTGGCGTCGTACCTCGGACGGGACGGCGTCCGGGTCAACACCGTCAGCCCCGGCGGCGTCTTCGACGAACAACACCCCACGTTCGTCGAGGAGTACGAGCGCCGGACCCCGCTCGGTCGGATGGCCCGCCCCGAGGACCTCGTCGGAGCGGTCGTCTACCTCCTGTCGGACGCCTCGGCGTACGTCACCGGCCACGACCTCCGGGTCGACGGCGGATGGACCATCTGCTGA